A window of Synechococcus sp. MW101C3 genomic DNA:
GGCCCCCGGCAGCACCGCTGCCGGGGCAATCCACATGGCATCGCCATAGGAAAAGAAGCGGTAACCCTCGTTGATCGCCGTGGCGTAGAGCTCCAGCAGCCGGGGACGCCCGATCAGGGCACTCACCAGCAGCAGCAGCGAGCTCTGCGGCAGGTGGAAGTTTGTGATCAGCCCTTCCACCACCCGAAAGCGGAACCCGGGCTGAATCACTAGGGCCACCGGCCCTTGAAAAGGCTGCAGCACGCCATCCGCTGACGCGGCGGCAGCCCCTTCCAGCGCCCGCACGCTCGTGGTGCCCATCGCGATCACCCGCCCGCCAGCGGCGCGTGTGCTGGCCACCGCCTCCACCACCTCCGCCGACACCTCCACCCATTCGCTGTGGAGTTCGAGCGCGCTGAGATCTTCCGTTTCCACCGGCCGGAAGGTGCCCAGCCCCACGTGCAGCGTGATCGCCACGAGGCGCACCCCGCGGGCCTTCAGCGCCGCCAGCAGCTTGTCGCTGAGATGCAACCCCGCCGTCGGTGCTGCCACGGCACCGGGTTTGTCGGCGTAGCGCGTCTGGTAGCGCTCGTCGTCGCTGCTGTCCTGCTGGTGGATGTAGGGCGGCAGGGGCATGCTGCCGTAACGATCCAGGAGCGCCTCGATAGCTGCGGCATCAACGCAGTGGGGCGGGAACTGGATCACCCGGCCGCCGCTGGCCTGATCCACCTCCAGCACTGTGACCACCAGCGGTGGTCCATCAGTGGCCTGCGGCGACAGTCCCCCAGCAGCCTGCAGCTCAAGCTCCTCACCGGGGTGGAGGCGTTTGGCGGGCCGTGCCAGACACAACCAGCGCCCTTCCCCGCGGGGTTCCAGCACCAGCAGTTCCGCGGCCCCGCCGGTGCGGCGCCGTGCCGCCAGCCGCGCCTTGAGCACGCGGGTGTTGTTCACCACCAGCAGATCGCCGGGCTTGAGCTCCTCGGCCAGATCCCACACCGTTAAGTGCCGCGGCGGAGCCGGCTCCGGCTCCACGGCCAGCAGGCGGGCCGCATGGCGCGGTTCCGCCGGCCGCTGGGCGATGCGCTCCTCGGGCAGATGGAAGCTGTAGCTGGAGAGCAGCGTGTCCGGATGGCTCAGGGAGCCGGCGGCAGGGTTCGACACCGTCGGTTCAGAGCGCCAGGCTTTCGGGCCGGTGTTCGATCAGGTCGGCCAGATCCTTGAGGAACGCCGCCCCGTGGGCGCCATAGATCACCCGGTGGTCGGCGGTCAGGTTCACCTGCATCTGGCGCTTGACGGCGATCGAGCCATCGGCGTTGGCCACCACCGTGGGGAGGGAGGCCGCCACCGCCAGGATCGCGCCGGTGCCGGGCGGAAGGATCGCATCGAAACGGTCGACCCCGAACATGCCGAGATTGGAGAGGGTGAAGGTGCCGGTGCTGTATTCGTCGGGCTTGAGCTGCTTGGTGCGGGAGCGGGCCACCAGGTCCGCCCAGTTGCGCGACAGGCTGTAGAGATCGGTGCGATCGGCCTCCTTCAGCACCGGCGTCACCAGGCCGCCGTCATCCATGGCCACGGCGATCGCCACATTGACGGAGGCGGGGTACACCATGCCGGTTTCGCTCGCTGCGGCGTTCACCTGGGGATGGCGCGCGAGCACCACGCCCACCGCCTTGGCGAGCAGGGCCGTCATCGTGACGCCCTTGCTCTTCACCTGCTTGTAGAAGGCATCGAGCCGATCGGTGGTGATCGTGTAGCCCACGTGGAAACAGGGAACCGCGAGGCTGGCGAGCATGTTGCGGTTCACCGCCCCCTGCAGGGTGGTGAAGGCCACCGTCTCTCCCGGGCGGCCGAAGCTCTGGCCCGCGGGTGCGGCCGAGGCACCGCCACCGGCCGAAGCCCCAGCGGCAGCGGGAGCGGCGGCCGTGAAGGGGGCACTGCCTTCCGCCACCCGGGCCACCGAGGCGGGCTGGCCGGCAGCCCGCTCCACGTCCTCGGCCTGGATGCGGCCATGAGGGCCGCTGCCCTTGAGCGCTTCCAGCTTGACCCCGAGCTGGCTGGCCAGCTTGCGGGCGCGGGGAGTAGCCACCACCCGGCCGTTGCCCGCCGCCGGAGCAGCAGCCACAGGCAGGCTGGCAGCGGCAACAGCCGCTGGCGCCGGGGGAGCCGCAGCGACCGGAGCCGCCGGCGCAACCGGTGCGGCAACGGGTGAGGGCGAGGCAGGGGCGGCCACAGGAGCGGGGGCTGCAGCGGGCGCGCTGGGGGCACCGGCCTGGGCAGCGGCGATCTCCGCTTCGGTTTCCACAATCAGACCGATCGTTTCGCCCACCGGTGCCGTGCCACCGGCCTGCATCAACACGGCGGCCAGGAAGCCCTCCTGGAAGGCCTCCACGTCCATGTCGGCCTTGTCGGATTCGACGACCAGGACGGACTCACCGCGCTCGACGCGGTCGCCGGGCTGCTTCAGCCACTCCACGATCTTGCCCTCCGTCATCGTGGAGCTCAGGGCGGGCATGAAGATTTCGTAGGTCGCCAAAGTCCTGGTCCCGATGCAGCCGGCGACGGGATTTTACGCGCCACGCCGTCGCCACCCCGGAGCTCAGCCCCCCTCGATCGCCTCCACGACGCCATCGCGCACCAGCACCGCCACCTGGAGCTTCTGCACCAGGTTGTCGCCCACCTTGATCTTGCAGGCGCCTTCGATCTGGCCCTGATCCACGATCTGCTCGAACTCCAGTTCGCGTACCTGGCGCTGCTGTTCGAGCATGGCGCGCTTCTGCTCCTCCAGTTCACTGCGCTTGGCCGCCACCTGCTGCTGCACTGAGCCCACCTGCTCCTGCACCCGTGGATCGAGCGGATTCATGCTCTGGCGGCGGATCTCATCCACCAGTTGCTGGCCCTCCTGCTCCAGCTGAGCGAGCTGCTGATCGGTGTTGGCGACAGCGCCGCTGAGCTCTCGCTCGGCATCTTCCTTCCAGCGCGGTGTCACCACCGCCCGCACCGTGATGGTGCGCTTGATGGTCAGCGTTTGGCCGTCGGACATGGGGGGTTGGTAGCAGCTACCAGGCTGTCAGCCGGTGGAGCGGGGGTCAACCGGCGTAGATGGCCTCCACTGCCGCCTGGTCCCGCTGGGTGATGCGGTCACGCCGCTGTTTCAGCGTCTGGGTGAGCAGGCCGTTGTCGATCGTGAACGGCTCCACCAGTGCCACCCCGGCCAGGCGTTCGTCGGGGCGCGAACCGGGGCGGGCCGCCAGCAAGCGGTTGAACTCACCTTTGAGGGCACGCAGCAACAGGGCATCGGCCTCTACAGCGGCACCGGCACCAGCGGGCGCCGGCAGACCGGCCGCCGCCGCGAAGGCCGCCAGCGGCTCGGCGCGGGGCACCACCAGGGCGCCCAGCTGGCGGCGGTCCTGCCCCACCAGCATCACCTGCTCCACCAGCGGATGGGCCACCAGGGCCTCCTCCAGCGGGCCGGGCTCGATGTTCTCGCCACTGCTGAGCACGATCGTGTCCTTGGCGCGGCCGGTGAGCACCAGGGAGCCATCGGGCAGCAGGTGGCCGAGGTCGCCGGTGTCGAACCAGCCGTCGACATCGAGCACGGCAGCGGTGGCTTCCGGCTTGTTGAAGTAGCCGGCCATCACCTGCGGACCGCGCGCCAGCACCCGGCCCCGCTCGCCCCAGCCCAATGGCGCGCCGCTCTCCTGATCGACGATTTTCAAGTCGGTGTCCGGCAGGGGTTGGCCGGCGCTGCCGCGGCGGTTGCGCCAGGGCCGGCGGCAGGCAAGCACCGGGCTGGTTTCGGTGAGGCCGTAGCCCACCAGCAGCTCGATGCCGATCGCCTCGAAGAAGCTGTCCACGTGCAGGGAAAGGGCACCGCCGCCGCTGATCGCCGTGCGCAGCACCCCTCCCGACAACTGCTGCCTCACCTTCGGCCACAGCAGCGCAGCGGCCAGCGCATCCACTGGCCAGCTCACCGCACTGAGCAGCGCCGCCGTAAGCCGGGCCAGTGGCGGCTCCACCTGCAGGGTGAGGCCCCTGGCGCGGCGGCGCTGCAGCCCATGGAAGCGGCTCGCCGCCAGTGCCTTCTCGATCAGGCTGCGGCGCTTGGCGGGCATGGCCGCCAGCGCATCCTCGAAGCCCGCCAGAAGCGCTTCCCAGAGGCGGGGCACGCTGATCATGTAGTGCGGCTTGACCGCCTGCAGGTCACCGCGCAGGTGCTTGAGCGTGGTGTAGGTCTGGCGGCAGCCGGCCGCCAGCAGGAAGTATTCGGCCGTGCGCTCATAGGCATGCCAGATCGGCAGCACGCTCAGCGCCCGATCGCCGGGGCGGGGATTCACCGCCACCCCGAGGGTGCGGAGCTGATGCAGCAGGTTGGCGTGGCTGAGCGGCACGCCCTTGGGCCGGCCGGTGGTGCCGGAGGTATAGAGCAGCGTGGCCAGGCGCTCCGGCGCCACCGGTGGCAGCGGCGGTGGCGCCACGCCGGCCCCGCGGGCGCTGAAGTCGGGCCAGCTGAGGCCCATCACCTGCTCGGGCAGCGGCAGTGCGCCCGCGCCGGCCGGCTCCTCCAGCAGCACCACGAAACGCAGCCGGGCGAGCTGCTCGGGCGGCAGGGCCAGGCGCTGCAGCAGCGCGGCCGATTCCACCACCAGCCCCACTGCGCCGGAGTCCTCGAGGATGTAGCGCAGCTCCTCCACCGGCGCCGTGCTGCCCCGCACCGCATCGGCGGCGCCGGCCCGCATCAGCCCCTGGTCGGCGATCAGCCAGCGCGGCGAGTTCTCGGCAAACAGGGCCACCACATCGCCGGGGGCCACGCCCAGGGAGGCAAAGGCAGCGGCGGCCTCCAGGATCGCGGCGTTGAGGTCGCAGAAGCTGAGCTGCTCGGGCGGGGTGGTGTGGGGAGCCTCCAGGGCCACGGCTGTGCCGTAGCGCTGGGCCGCTTCCGGCCAGATCTGCTCCAGCCCGGTGATCTGGCTGAGGTCCTCGCGAGCGGCCAGCGCCTGACAGTCCTTCCGGTCACCCGACCAGGAAATCTCCGCCCGTGCTTTCACTGCCTTGCAGCCGATGGTGGCACAGGCTTAACACCCCCAGAGCCGTTCGGCGGGCTCCGGTGGTCGGAGCGTTAGTCCGAACGCCTCGGCACCCGCCCGGCTCAGCAGCGGTTGCACCTGGTCGGGGGTGATCCCGGGGCACCAGTCGCTCAGCCGGCCCACCGCCCGCCCTTCCAGACCGCAGGGCACGATCGCCTCGAATCCCCCCAGGTCACAGTTCACATTCAGGGCAAGGCCGTGCTGG
This region includes:
- the queA gene encoding tRNA preQ1(34) S-adenosylmethionine ribosyltransferase-isomerase QueA; translation: MSHPDTLLSSYSFHLPEERIAQRPAEPRHAARLLAVEPEPAPPRHLTVWDLAEELKPGDLLVVNNTRVLKARLAARRRTGGAAELLVLEPRGEGRWLCLARPAKRLHPGEELELQAAGGLSPQATDGPPLVVTVLEVDQASGGRVIQFPPHCVDAAAIEALLDRYGSMPLPPYIHQQDSSDDERYQTRYADKPGAVAAPTAGLHLSDKLLAALKARGVRLVAITLHVGLGTFRPVETEDLSALELHSEWVEVSAEVVEAVASTRAAGGRVIAMGTTSVRALEGAAAASADGVLQPFQGPVALVIQPGFRFRVVEGLITNFHLPQSSLLLLVSALIGRPRLLELYATAINEGYRFFSYGDAMWIAPAAVLPGARP
- a CDS encoding dihydrolipoamide acetyltransferase family protein, translated to MATYEIFMPALSSTMTEGKIVEWLKQPGDRVERGESVLVVESDKADMDVEAFQEGFLAAVLMQAGGTAPVGETIGLIVETEAEIAAAQAGAPSAPAAAPAPVAAPASPSPVAAPVAPAAPVAAAPPAPAAVAAASLPVAAAPAAGNGRVVATPRARKLASQLGVKLEALKGSGPHGRIQAEDVERAAGQPASVARVAEGSAPFTAAAPAAAGASAGGGASAAPAGQSFGRPGETVAFTTLQGAVNRNMLASLAVPCFHVGYTITTDRLDAFYKQVKSKGVTMTALLAKAVGVVLARHPQVNAAASETGMVYPASVNVAIAVAMDDGGLVTPVLKEADRTDLYSLSRNWADLVARSRTKQLKPDEYSTGTFTLSNLGMFGVDRFDAILPPGTGAILAVAASLPTVVANADGSIAVKRQMQVNLTADHRVIYGAHGAAFLKDLADLIEHRPESLAL
- a CDS encoding YlqD family protein, whose amino-acid sequence is MSDGQTLTIKRTITVRAVVTPRWKEDAERELSGAVANTDQQLAQLEQEGQQLVDEIRRQSMNPLDPRVQEQVGSVQQQVAAKRSELEEQKRAMLEQQRQVRELEFEQIVDQGQIEGACKIKVGDNLVQKLQVAVLVRDGVVEAIEGG
- a CDS encoding AMP-binding protein; its protein translation is MKARAEISWSGDRKDCQALAAREDLSQITGLEQIWPEAAQRYGTAVALEAPHTTPPEQLSFCDLNAAILEAAAAFASLGVAPGDVVALFAENSPRWLIADQGLMRAGAADAVRGSTAPVEELRYILEDSGAVGLVVESAALLQRLALPPEQLARLRFVVLLEEPAGAGALPLPEQVMGLSWPDFSARGAGVAPPPLPPVAPERLATLLYTSGTTGRPKGVPLSHANLLHQLRTLGVAVNPRPGDRALSVLPIWHAYERTAEYFLLAAGCRQTYTTLKHLRGDLQAVKPHYMISVPRLWEALLAGFEDALAAMPAKRRSLIEKALAASRFHGLQRRRARGLTLQVEPPLARLTAALLSAVSWPVDALAAALLWPKVRQQLSGGVLRTAISGGGALSLHVDSFFEAIGIELLVGYGLTETSPVLACRRPWRNRRGSAGQPLPDTDLKIVDQESGAPLGWGERGRVLARGPQVMAGYFNKPEATAAVLDVDGWFDTGDLGHLLPDGSLVLTGRAKDTIVLSSGENIEPGPLEEALVAHPLVEQVMLVGQDRRQLGALVVPRAEPLAAFAAAAGLPAPAGAGAAVEADALLLRALKGEFNRLLAARPGSRPDERLAGVALVEPFTIDNGLLTQTLKQRRDRITQRDQAAVEAIYAG